From a region of the Vulpes vulpes isolate BD-2025 unplaced genomic scaffold, VulVul3 u000000697, whole genome shotgun sequence genome:
- the ITGA7 gene encoding integrin alpha-7 isoform X9 has product MQKESKENQWLGVSVRSQGPGGKIVTCAHRYEARQRVDQILETRDVIGRCFVLSQDLAVHDELDGGEWKFCEGRPQGHEQFGFCQQGTAAAFSPDSHYLLFGAPGTYNWKGTARVELCAQGSVDLAHLDDGPYEAGGEKEQDPRLIPVPANSYFGFSIDSGKGLVRAEELSFVAGAPRANHKGAVVILRKDSASRLVPEVMLSGERLTSGFGYSLAVADLNNDGWTDLVVGAPYFFERQEELGGAVYVYLNQGGHWAGVSPLRLCGSPDSMFGISLAVLGDLNQDGFADIAVGAPFDGDGKVFIYHGSSLGVVVKPSQVLEGEAVGVKSFGYSLSGGLDVDGNHYPDLLVGSLADTAVLFRARPVLQVSHEVFIAPRAIDLEQPNCAAGHLVCVDLRVCFSYIATPSSYSPIVALDYVLDGDTDRRLRGQIPRVTFLSRGPDDPKHQSSGTVWLKHQHDRVCGDTMFQLQENVKDKLRAIVVTLSYNLQTPRLRRQAPGQGLPAVTPILNAHQSSTQRAEIHFLKQGCGEDKVCQSNLQLVRARFCARVSDSEFQPLPMDADGTTALFALSGQPVIGLELTVTNLPSDPAQPQADGDDAHEAQLLVTLPASLHYSGVRALDPAEKPLCVSNENASHVECELGNPMKRGAQVTFYLILSTSGITIETTELEVELLLATISEQELHPISVRARVFIELPLSIAGVAVPQQLFFSGVVRGESAMKSERDIGSKVKYEVTVSNQGQSLNTLGSAFLNIMWPHEIANGKWLLYPMRVELEGGQGPRRKGLCSPRPNILHLDVDSRDRRRRELEQPKQEEHPEHLEPSTSWWPVSSAEKKKNITLDCARGTANCVVFSCPLYSFDRAAVLHVWGRLWNSTFLEEYSAVKSLEVTVRANITMKSSIKNLVLRDASTVIPVMVYLDPVAVVAEGVPWWVILLAVLAGLLVLALLVLLMWKCGFFYRSSQSSSFPTNYHRAHLAVQPSAVETGGPGTVGWDSSSGHGTPRPLCPSTTR; this is encoded by the exons ATGCAGAAGGAGAGCAAGGAGAACCAGTGGTTGGGAGTCAGCGTTCGGAGTCAGGGACCTGGGGGGAAGATTGTC ACCTGCGCTCACCGGTACGAGGCGCGGCAGCGAGTGGaccagatcctggagaccagggatgtgATCGGCCGCTGCTTCGTGCTGAGCCAAGACCTGGCCGTCCACGATGAGCTGGATGGCGGGGAGTGGAAGTTCTGTGAGGGGCGCCCCCAGGGCCACGAACAGTTTGGGTTCTGCCAGCAGGGCACAGCTGCCGCCTTCTCCCCCGACAGCCACTACCTCCTCTTTGGGGCCCCCGGAACCTATAACTGGAAGG GCACCGCCAGGGTGGAGCTCTGTGCGCAGGGCTCGGTGGACCTGGCGCACCTGGACGACGGGCCCTACGAGGCggggggagagaaggagcaggacCCCCGCCTCATCCCGGTCCCTGCCAACAGCTACTTTG GTTTCTCCATTGACTCGGGGAAGGGTCTGGTGCGTGCAGAGGAGCTGAGCTTTGTGGCAGGGGCCCCCCGTGCCAACCACAAGGGAGCTGTGGTCATTCTGCGCAAAGACAGCGCCAGCCGCCTGGTGCCCGAAGTCATGCTGTCTGGGGAGCGCCTGACATCTGGCTTCGGCTACTCACTGGCTGTGGCCGATCTCAACAACGATGG CTGGACAGACCTGGTAGTGGGTGCCCCCTACTTCTTTGAGCGCCAAGAAGAGCTGGGGGGTGCTGTCTATGTGTACCTGAACCAGGGAGGTCACTGGGCTGGGGTGTCCCCTCTCCGGCTGTGTGGTTCCCCTGACTCCATGTTCGGGATCAGCCTGGCTGTCTTGGGAGACCTCAACCAAGACGGCTTTGCAG ATATTGCTGTGGGGGCTCCCTTTGATGGGGATGGGAAAGTCTTTATCTACCATGGGAGCAGCCTAGGGGTTGTCGTCAAACCTTCCCAG GTGCTGGAGGGTGAGGCTGTGGGTGTAAAGAGCTTTGGCTATTCCCTGTCGGGTGGCCTGGATGTGGATGGGAACCATTACCCGGACCTGCTGGTTGGCTCCCTGGCCGACACTGCTGTGCTCTTCAG GGCCAGACCCGTCCTTCAGGTCTCCCATGAGGTCTTCATTGCTCCCCGAGCCATTGACCTGGAGCAGCCCAACTGCGCTGCTGGCCACTTGGTCTG TGTGGACCTGAGGGTCTGTTTCAGCTACATCGCAACACCCAGCAGCTACAGCCCTATTGTGG CCCTGGATTATGTGTTAGATGGGGACACGGACAGGAGGCTCCGGGGCCAGATCCCCCGTGTGACCTTCCTGAGCCGTGGCCCAGACGACCCCAAGCACCAGTCTTCAGGCACTGTGTGGCTGAAGCACCAGCATGACCGAGTCTGTGGAGACACCATGTTCCAGCTACAG GAGAATGTCAAAGACAAGCTTCGGGCCATTGTGGTGACTCTGTCCTACAATCTTCAGACCCCGCGGCTCCGACGACAGGCTCCTGGCCAGGGGCTGCCCGCAGTGACCCCCATCCTCAATGCTCACCAGTCCAGCACACAGCGGGCAGAG ATCCACTTCCTGAAGCAAGGCTGCGGCGAGGACAAGGTCTGCCAGAGCAATCTGCAGCTGGTCCGGGCCCGGTTCTGCGCCCGGGTCAGCGACTCGGAGTTCCAGCCTCTGCCCAT GGATGCGGACGGGACAACAGCCCTGTTTGCCCTGAGTGGGCAGCCCGTCATTGGCCTGGAGCTCACGGTCACCAACCTGCCCTCGGatccagcccagccccaggctgATGGGGATGATGCTCATGAAGCCCAGCTTCTGGtcaccctccctgcctctctgcacTACTCAGGAGTCCGAGCCCTGGACCCTGCG GAGAAGCCGCTCTGCGTGTCCAACGAGAATGCCTCCCATGTGGAGTGCGAGCTGGGGAACCCCATGAAGAGAGGTGCTCAG GTCACTTTTTACCTCATCCTTAGCACCTCAGGGATCACTATTGAGACCACAGAGCTGGAAGTGGAGCTGCTGTTGGCCAC GATCAGTGAGCAGGAGCTGCACCCCATCTCCGTCCGAGCGCGTGTCTTCATTGAGCTGCCACTGTCCATTGCAGG GGTGGCTGTTCCCCAGCAGCTCTTCTTCTCTGGTGTGGTGCGCGGTGAGAGCGCCATGAAGTCTGAGCGGGATATAGGCAGCAAGGTCAAGTATGAGGTCACG GTCTCCAACCAAGGCCAGTCACTTAACACCCTGGGCTCTGCCTTCCTCAACATCATGTGGCCCCATGAGATTGCCAATGGGAAGTGGCTGCTGTACCCCATGCGAGTGGAGCTGGAGGGCGGGCAGGGGCCCAGGCGGAAGGGTCTCTGTTCCCCAAGGCCCAACATCCTCCATCTG GATGTGGACAGCAGGGATAGGAGGCGGCGGGAACTGGAGCAGCCCAAGCAGGAGGAGCATCCTGAGCATCTGGAGCCCAGCACATCCTGGTGGCCAGTGTCCTCTgctgagaagaagaaaaacatcacCCTG GACTGTGCCCGGGGCACTGCCAACTGTGTGGTGTTCAGCTGCCCTCTATATAGCTTTGACCGCGCCGCTGTGCTGCATGTGTGGGGCCGCCTCTGGAACAGCACTTTCTTGGAG GAGTACTCAGCTGTGAAGTCCCTGGAAGTGACTGTCCGAGCCAATATCACCATGAAGTCATCTATCAAGAACTTGGTGCTTAGAGATGCCTCCACAGTG ATCCCAGTGATGGTTTACCTGGACCCCGTGGCTGTGGTGGCAGAAGGAGTCCCCTGGTGGGTCATCCTCCTGGCTGTGCTGGCGGGACTACTGGTGCTGGCGCTGCTGGTGCTGCTCATGTGGAAG TGTGGCTTCTTCTATCGGAGCAGTCAGAGCTCATCTTTTCCCACCAACTATCACCGGGCCCATCTGGCTGTGCAGCCCTCGGCTGTGGAAACTGGGGGCCCAGGGACTGTGGg ATGGGATTCTTCAAGCGGGCACGGTACCCCGAGGCCACTGTGCCCCAGTACCACGCGGTGA
- the ITGA7 gene encoding integrin alpha-7 isoform X5 has protein sequence MAGARGRGPWGAPGIRCLLGSLLAALLAPGAVAFNLDVTGALRKEGEPGSLFGFSVALHRQLQPRPQSWLLVGAPQALALPGQQANRTGGLFACPLSLEETDCYRVDIDRGADMQKESKENQWLGVSVRSQGPGGKIVTCAHRYEARQRVDQILETRDVIGRCFVLSQDLAVHDELDGGEWKFCEGRPQGHEQFGFCQQGTAAAFSPDSHYLLFGAPGTYNWKGLLFVTNIDSSDPDQLVYKTLDPADRLPGPAGDLALNSYLGFSIDSGKGLVRAEELSFVAGAPRANHKGAVVILRKDSASRLVPEVMLSGERLTSGFGYSLAVADLNNDGWTDLVVGAPYFFERQEELGGAVYVYLNQGGHWAGVSPLRLCGSPDSMFGISLAVLGDLNQDGFADIAVGAPFDGDGKVFIYHGSSLGVVVKPSQVLEGEAVGVKSFGYSLSGGLDVDGNHYPDLLVGSLADTAVLFRARPVLQVSHEVFIAPRAIDLEQPNCAAGHLVCVDLRVCFSYIATPSSYSPIVALDYVLDGDTDRRLRGQIPRVTFLSRGPDDPKHQSSGTVWLKHQHDRVCGDTMFQLQENVKDKLRAIVVTLSYNLQTPRLRRQAPGQGLPAVTPILNAHQSSTQRAEIHFLKQGCGEDKVCQSNLQLVRARFCARVSDSEFQPLPMDADGTTALFALSGQPVIGLELTVTNLPSDPAQPQADGDDAHEAQLLVTLPASLHYSGVRALDPAEKPLCVSNENASHVECELGNPMKRGAQVTFYLILSTSGITIETTELEVELLLATISEQELHPISVRARVFIELPLSIAGVAVPQQLFFSGVVRGESAMKSERDIGSKVKYEVTVSNQGQSLNTLGSAFLNIMWPHEIANGKWLLYPMRVELEGGQGPRRKGLCSPRPNILHLDVDSRDRRRRELEQPKQEEHPEHLEPSTSWWPVSSAEKKKNITLDCARGTANCVVFSCPLYSFDRAAVLHVWGRLWNSTFLEEYSAVKSLEVTVRANITMKSSIKNLVLRDASTVIPVMVYLDPVAVVAEGVPWWVILLAVLAGLLVLALLVLLMWKCGFFYRSSQSSSFPTNYHRAHLAVQPSAVETGGPGTVGWDSSSGHGTPRPLCPSTTR, from the exons ATGGCCGGGGCTCGGGGCCGTGGTCCCTGGGGGGCCCCCGGGATCCGGTGCCTTCTCGGCTCCCTGCTGGCCGCGCTGCTCGCCCCGGGGGCTGTCGCCTTCAATCTGGACGTGACGGGCGCCCTGCGCAAGGAGGGCGAGCCGGGGAGCCTCTTCGGCTTCTCGGTGGCTCTGCACCGGCAGCTGCAGCCCCGACCCCAGAGCTG GCTGCTGGTGGGTGCTCCGCAGGCCCTGGCTCTGCCTGGGCAGCAGGCGAATCGCACTGGAGGCCTCTTTGCTTGCCCCCTGAGCCTGGAAGAGACTGACTGCTACAGAGTGGACATCGACCGTGGAG CTGATATGCAGAAGGAGAGCAAGGAGAACCAGTGGTTGGGAGTCAGCGTTCGGAGTCAGGGACCTGGGGGGAAGATTGTC ACCTGCGCTCACCGGTACGAGGCGCGGCAGCGAGTGGaccagatcctggagaccagggatgtgATCGGCCGCTGCTTCGTGCTGAGCCAAGACCTGGCCGTCCACGATGAGCTGGATGGCGGGGAGTGGAAGTTCTGTGAGGGGCGCCCCCAGGGCCACGAACAGTTTGGGTTCTGCCAGCAGGGCACAGCTGCCGCCTTCTCCCCCGACAGCCACTACCTCCTCTTTGGGGCCCCCGGAACCTATAACTGGAAGG GGTTGCTCTTTGTGACCAACATTGATAGCTCAGACCCTGACCAGCTGGTGTATAAAACTTTGGATCCCGCTGACCGGCTCCCAGGACCAGCCGGAGACTTGGCCCTGAATAGCTACTTAG GTTTCTCCATTGACTCGGGGAAGGGTCTGGTGCGTGCAGAGGAGCTGAGCTTTGTGGCAGGGGCCCCCCGTGCCAACCACAAGGGAGCTGTGGTCATTCTGCGCAAAGACAGCGCCAGCCGCCTGGTGCCCGAAGTCATGCTGTCTGGGGAGCGCCTGACATCTGGCTTCGGCTACTCACTGGCTGTGGCCGATCTCAACAACGATGG CTGGACAGACCTGGTAGTGGGTGCCCCCTACTTCTTTGAGCGCCAAGAAGAGCTGGGGGGTGCTGTCTATGTGTACCTGAACCAGGGAGGTCACTGGGCTGGGGTGTCCCCTCTCCGGCTGTGTGGTTCCCCTGACTCCATGTTCGGGATCAGCCTGGCTGTCTTGGGAGACCTCAACCAAGACGGCTTTGCAG ATATTGCTGTGGGGGCTCCCTTTGATGGGGATGGGAAAGTCTTTATCTACCATGGGAGCAGCCTAGGGGTTGTCGTCAAACCTTCCCAG GTGCTGGAGGGTGAGGCTGTGGGTGTAAAGAGCTTTGGCTATTCCCTGTCGGGTGGCCTGGATGTGGATGGGAACCATTACCCGGACCTGCTGGTTGGCTCCCTGGCCGACACTGCTGTGCTCTTCAG GGCCAGACCCGTCCTTCAGGTCTCCCATGAGGTCTTCATTGCTCCCCGAGCCATTGACCTGGAGCAGCCCAACTGCGCTGCTGGCCACTTGGTCTG TGTGGACCTGAGGGTCTGTTTCAGCTACATCGCAACACCCAGCAGCTACAGCCCTATTGTGG CCCTGGATTATGTGTTAGATGGGGACACGGACAGGAGGCTCCGGGGCCAGATCCCCCGTGTGACCTTCCTGAGCCGTGGCCCAGACGACCCCAAGCACCAGTCTTCAGGCACTGTGTGGCTGAAGCACCAGCATGACCGAGTCTGTGGAGACACCATGTTCCAGCTACAG GAGAATGTCAAAGACAAGCTTCGGGCCATTGTGGTGACTCTGTCCTACAATCTTCAGACCCCGCGGCTCCGACGACAGGCTCCTGGCCAGGGGCTGCCCGCAGTGACCCCCATCCTCAATGCTCACCAGTCCAGCACACAGCGGGCAGAG ATCCACTTCCTGAAGCAAGGCTGCGGCGAGGACAAGGTCTGCCAGAGCAATCTGCAGCTGGTCCGGGCCCGGTTCTGCGCCCGGGTCAGCGACTCGGAGTTCCAGCCTCTGCCCAT GGATGCGGACGGGACAACAGCCCTGTTTGCCCTGAGTGGGCAGCCCGTCATTGGCCTGGAGCTCACGGTCACCAACCTGCCCTCGGatccagcccagccccaggctgATGGGGATGATGCTCATGAAGCCCAGCTTCTGGtcaccctccctgcctctctgcacTACTCAGGAGTCCGAGCCCTGGACCCTGCG GAGAAGCCGCTCTGCGTGTCCAACGAGAATGCCTCCCATGTGGAGTGCGAGCTGGGGAACCCCATGAAGAGAGGTGCTCAG GTCACTTTTTACCTCATCCTTAGCACCTCAGGGATCACTATTGAGACCACAGAGCTGGAAGTGGAGCTGCTGTTGGCCAC GATCAGTGAGCAGGAGCTGCACCCCATCTCCGTCCGAGCGCGTGTCTTCATTGAGCTGCCACTGTCCATTGCAGG GGTGGCTGTTCCCCAGCAGCTCTTCTTCTCTGGTGTGGTGCGCGGTGAGAGCGCCATGAAGTCTGAGCGGGATATAGGCAGCAAGGTCAAGTATGAGGTCACG GTCTCCAACCAAGGCCAGTCACTTAACACCCTGGGCTCTGCCTTCCTCAACATCATGTGGCCCCATGAGATTGCCAATGGGAAGTGGCTGCTGTACCCCATGCGAGTGGAGCTGGAGGGCGGGCAGGGGCCCAGGCGGAAGGGTCTCTGTTCCCCAAGGCCCAACATCCTCCATCTG GATGTGGACAGCAGGGATAGGAGGCGGCGGGAACTGGAGCAGCCCAAGCAGGAGGAGCATCCTGAGCATCTGGAGCCCAGCACATCCTGGTGGCCAGTGTCCTCTgctgagaagaagaaaaacatcacCCTG GACTGTGCCCGGGGCACTGCCAACTGTGTGGTGTTCAGCTGCCCTCTATATAGCTTTGACCGCGCCGCTGTGCTGCATGTGTGGGGCCGCCTCTGGAACAGCACTTTCTTGGAG GAGTACTCAGCTGTGAAGTCCCTGGAAGTGACTGTCCGAGCCAATATCACCATGAAGTCATCTATCAAGAACTTGGTGCTTAGAGATGCCTCCACAGTG ATCCCAGTGATGGTTTACCTGGACCCCGTGGCTGTGGTGGCAGAAGGAGTCCCCTGGTGGGTCATCCTCCTGGCTGTGCTGGCGGGACTACTGGTGCTGGCGCTGCTGGTGCTGCTCATGTGGAAG TGTGGCTTCTTCTATCGGAGCAGTCAGAGCTCATCTTTTCCCACCAACTATCACCGGGCCCATCTGGCTGTGCAGCCCTCGGCTGTGGAAACTGGGGGCCCAGGGACTGTGGg ATGGGATTCTTCAAGCGGGCACGGTACCCCGAGGCCACTGTGCCCCAGTACCACGCGGTGA